A part of Acidimicrobiales bacterium genomic DNA contains:
- the prfB gene encoding peptide chain release factor 2 codes for MKDYTDDLGGLRARLDAAHRYLKIASKRARLAELEARAAQPDLWEDPDRARAVTTELSRVRDDVDEYDRLASRLDDGEVLFDLAREEGDESQEPEIAATVGALAEALDDLELRSLFTGEHDEGDAVCEVHSGAGGTDAQDWAEMLVRMYSRWAERRGFSVEIDEWSEGQEAGISSATFIIRGRYAYGLLAGERGVHRLVRISPFDAQARRQTAFASFAAVPFLEDASDEVDIDEKDLRIDTYRSSGAGGQHVNVTDSAVRITHQPTGIVVSCQNERSQHQNKARAMQILAAKLAELQREQRKEELDAMSGPQRDVAWGSQIRSYVLAPYQLVKDLRTEHETGNVQGVLDGDLDGFMESFLRWQRAHAEAASPAAG; via the coding sequence GTGAAGGACTACACCGACGACCTCGGGGGCCTGCGGGCCCGGCTCGACGCCGCCCACCGCTACCTCAAGATCGCGTCCAAGCGGGCCCGCCTGGCCGAGCTGGAGGCCCGGGCCGCGCAGCCCGACCTGTGGGAAGACCCCGACCGGGCCCGGGCCGTCACCACCGAGCTGTCCCGGGTGCGCGACGACGTGGACGAGTACGACCGGCTGGCCTCGCGCCTCGACGACGGCGAGGTGCTGTTCGACCTGGCCCGGGAGGAGGGCGACGAGAGCCAGGAGCCCGAGATCGCGGCGACGGTGGGCGCGCTGGCCGAGGCCCTCGACGACCTCGAGCTGCGCTCGCTGTTCACGGGCGAGCACGACGAGGGCGACGCCGTCTGCGAGGTCCACTCCGGAGCAGGAGGGACCGACGCCCAGGACTGGGCCGAGATGCTCGTCCGCATGTACTCGCGCTGGGCCGAGCGTCGGGGCTTCTCGGTCGAGATCGACGAGTGGTCGGAGGGCCAGGAGGCCGGCATCTCCTCGGCCACGTTCATCATCCGGGGCCGCTACGCCTACGGCCTGCTGGCCGGCGAGCGGGGCGTGCACCGCCTGGTGCGGATCAGCCCGTTCGACGCCCAGGCCCGGCGCCAGACCGCCTTCGCGTCGTTCGCTGCCGTGCCCTTCCTCGAGGACGCCTCGGACGAGGTCGACATCGACGAGAAGGATCTCCGCATCGACACCTACCGCTCGTCGGGGGCCGGCGGTCAGCACGTCAACGTGACCGACTCGGCCGTGCGGATCACCCACCAGCCCACCGGGATCGTGGTCAGCTGCCAGAACGAGCGCAGCCAGCACCAGAACAAGGCGCGGGCCATGCAGATCCTCGCGGCCAAGCTGGCCGAGCTCCAGCGGGAGCAGCGCAAGGAGGAGCTCGACGCCATGTCCGGGCCCCAGAGGGACGTGGCGTGGGGCAGCCAGATCCGGTCGTACGTGCTGGCGCCCTACCAGCTGGTGAAGGACCTCCGCACCGAGCACGAGACCGGCAACGTGCAGGGGGTGCTCGACGGCGACCTCGACGGGTTCATGGAGTCCTTCCTGCGGTGGCAGCGGGCCCATGCCGAGGCGGCGAGCCCGGCGGCCGGGTGA
- the ftsE gene encoding cell division ATP-binding protein FtsE — protein sequence MIRLDSVTKVYKGDVVALREASLDIAKGEFVFLVGPSGSGKSTLIRLLHKAEEPTSGRIWVAGKDIAQLSSFKVPYLRRNIGCIFQDFKLLPTKTVHENVAFALEVIGRPKSVIRKQVPAILELVGLANKFENFPNELSGGEQQRVSIARAFVNRPLILLADEPTGNLDPATSVGIMRLLDRINRTGTTVVMATHDQSIVDTMRRRVVELDKGTIVRDQARGVYA from the coding sequence ATGATTCGACTCGACAGTGTCACCAAGGTCTACAAGGGCGACGTCGTCGCGCTGCGGGAAGCCTCGCTCGACATCGCCAAGGGCGAGTTCGTGTTCCTCGTCGGCCCGTCCGGCTCGGGCAAGTCCACCCTCATCCGGCTGCTCCACAAGGCCGAGGAGCCGACCTCGGGGCGCATCTGGGTCGCCGGCAAGGACATCGCCCAGCTCAGCTCGTTCAAGGTGCCCTACCTGCGGCGCAACATCGGTTGCATCTTCCAGGACTTCAAGCTGCTCCCCACCAAGACGGTGCACGAGAACGTGGCCTTCGCCCTCGAGGTGATCGGCCGGCCCAAGAGCGTGATCCGCAAGCAGGTGCCGGCGATCCTCGAGCTGGTCGGTCTGGCCAACAAGTTCGAGAACTTCCCCAACGAGCTCTCGGGTGGTGAGCAGCAGCGCGTCTCGATCGCCCGCGCCTTCGTCAACCGGCCCCTGATCCTGCTCGCCGACGAGCCGACCGGCAACCTCGACCCCGCCACGTCCGTCGGCATCATGCGGCTCCTCGACCGCATCAACCGAACGGGCACCACCGTGGTGATGGCGACGCACGACCAGTCGATCGTCGACACCATGCGCCGGCGGGTGGTCGAGCTCGACAAGGGGACGATCGTGCGCGACCAGGCCCGAGGTGTCTACGCCTGA
- a CDS encoding ABC transporter permease, with translation MALRADYVFRETASNLRRNFTLTIASLLTVAVSLSLVGAALLLRQGVQNATLRWQGGIEFIVFLNPEATPEQTEAIGRALEENPEVDEVKYVSQQEAYEEFQVLFRNSPEMVDSVSPEVLPASYRVVPRDADTTVIESVGRQFEQQPGVYSVVFAKDTVESVLKVSRVLQLGILGTAFVLLFAAGLLILNTIRMAMFARRREIEVMKLVGATNWFIRVPFMLEGLVQGLVGAAVACGSVFLLNNLIEARVSDGQSLAILQNFSVSSGEVSATAIFLVVVGVLVGTIGSGIAVSRFLDV, from the coding sequence ATGGCCCTGCGCGCCGACTACGTCTTCCGGGAGACGGCCAGCAACCTCCGGAGGAACTTCACCCTCACGATCGCGTCGCTCCTCACGGTGGCCGTGTCGCTCTCGCTCGTCGGTGCGGCGCTGCTGCTCCGCCAGGGGGTGCAGAACGCCACGCTGCGCTGGCAGGGCGGGATCGAGTTCATCGTGTTCCTCAACCCCGAGGCCACCCCCGAGCAGACGGAGGCCATCGGCCGGGCGCTGGAGGAGAACCCCGAGGTCGACGAGGTGAAGTACGTCTCGCAGCAGGAGGCGTACGAGGAGTTCCAGGTCCTCTTCCGGAACTCGCCCGAGATGGTCGACAGCGTGTCGCCCGAGGTGCTGCCGGCCAGCTACCGCGTGGTGCCGCGCGACGCCGACACCACCGTCATCGAGTCGGTGGGCCGCCAGTTCGAGCAGCAGCCGGGCGTCTACTCGGTCGTGTTCGCCAAGGACACGGTCGAGTCGGTGCTGAAGGTGAGCCGGGTCCTGCAGCTGGGCATCCTCGGCACCGCCTTCGTGCTCCTGTTCGCGGCCGGGCTGCTGATCCTCAACACGATCCGGATGGCGATGTTCGCGCGTCGCCGCGAGATCGAGGTGATGAAGCTCGTCGGCGCCACCAACTGGTTCATCCGGGTGCCGTTCATGCTCGAGGGCCTGGTGCAGGGCCTGGTCGGCGCGGCGGTGGCCTGCGGCTCGGTGTTCCTGCTCAACAACCTCATCGAGGCGCGCGTGTCCGACGGCCAGAGCCTCGCCATCCTCCAGAACTTCTCGGTGTCGTCCGGCGAGGTGAGCGCCACGGCCATCTTCCTCGTGGTGGTGGGCGTGCTCGTCGGCACCATCGGCTCCGGCATCGCGGTCAGCCGCTTCCTCGACGTCTGA
- a CDS encoding TlpA family protein disulfide reductase: MSAAKQPPTSQPTKRPSAKATARARKAGGAAPRKVPVFGIVVAAVLVVGAVTVALIATGGGGGTDTPQTAEVTVAGEPLPIYNADAPTDDGVGLPAPSLTGTSFDGSTVEIADDGRPKIVMFLAHWCPVCQQELPQLAGWLDDGRLPDGVDLYAVSTGVSPDRPNYPPQDWFSRVDFSEPVLRDDDNGSANSAMGLPAFPFWVFIDADGNVAGRRTGIIDDAVLDQIAAALAEGATTTPEGSTDTTSPSTPNPSVETTTTTG, encoded by the coding sequence ATGAGCGCAGCCAAGCAACCGCCCACCAGCCAGCCGACCAAGCGACCCTCGGCCAAGGCCACCGCCAGGGCCCGCAAGGCCGGTGGGGCCGCACCTCGCAAGGTGCCGGTGTTCGGCATCGTGGTGGCGGCCGTGCTCGTCGTCGGAGCGGTGACCGTCGCGCTCATCGCCACCGGGGGCGGGGGCGGCACCGACACGCCGCAGACGGCCGAGGTCACCGTCGCCGGCGAGCCGCTGCCCATCTACAACGCCGACGCCCCGACCGACGACGGTGTGGGCCTGCCCGCCCCGAGCCTCACGGGCACGAGCTTCGACGGGTCCACCGTCGAGATCGCCGACGACGGCCGGCCGAAGATCGTGATGTTCCTGGCGCACTGGTGCCCGGTGTGCCAGCAGGAGCTCCCCCAGCTCGCCGGCTGGCTGGACGACGGCAGGCTCCCCGACGGCGTCGACCTGTACGCGGTGTCGACGGGGGTGAGCCCGGACCGCCCCAACTACCCGCCACAGGACTGGTTCTCCCGCGTCGACTTCAGCGAGCCGGTGCTCCGCGACGACGACAACGGCAGCGCCAACAGCGCCATGGGCCTGCCCGCCTTCCCCTTCTGGGTGTTCATCGACGCCGACGGCAACGTGGCCGGCCGGCGGACGGGCATCATCGACGACGCCGTGCTCGACCAGATCGCCGCGGCCCTGGCCGAGGGCGCCACCACCACGCCCGAGGGCAGCACCGACACCACCTCGCCGAGCACCCCGAACCCGTCCGTGGAGACCACCACCACGACCGGCTGA
- a CDS encoding disulfide bond formation protein B encodes MAGVYWDVREQVQPFALWAAWAVGLTATLGSLYFSEVANYAPCTLCWYQRIAMYPMAVILLVAAIGRDWRVRRYVLPVVAIGAAVSVYHWLIERFPSLDSGVCSATLPCTLIWFEKLGFVTLAYMALSGFALIAVLVVWARPVDDVFGEELDELELTEADPDPTDDRPAALSAPRGPEEHR; translated from the coding sequence ATGGCCGGCGTCTACTGGGACGTGCGCGAGCAGGTGCAGCCGTTCGCCCTGTGGGCGGCGTGGGCGGTGGGCCTCACCGCCACCCTCGGCAGCCTCTACTTCTCCGAGGTCGCCAACTACGCGCCCTGCACCCTGTGCTGGTACCAGCGGATCGCCATGTACCCGATGGCCGTCATCCTCCTGGTGGCCGCCATCGGCCGGGACTGGCGGGTACGCCGCTACGTGCTGCCGGTGGTCGCCATCGGAGCCGCCGTCTCCGTGTACCACTGGCTGATCGAGCGGTTCCCGTCGCTCGACTCCGGCGTCTGCTCGGCCACGCTCCCCTGCACCCTGATCTGGTTCGAGAAGCTCGGCTTCGTCACCCTCGCCTACATGGCCCTGTCCGGCTTCGCCCTGATCGCCGTGCTCGTGGTGTGGGCCCGTCCCGTCGACGACGTGTTCGGTGAGGAGCTGGACGAGCTCGAGCTGACCGAGGCCGACCCCGACCCCACCGACGACCGGCCGGCGGCGCTGAGCGCGCCTCGTGGCCCGGAGGAGCACCGATGA
- a CDS encoding crotonase/enoyl-CoA hydratase family protein, whose translation MSDEQPEFLDIAYDVEGPVATITLDRPDHLNAFTGRMMTELLDAFDRADADDRVRAVIVTGRGRAFCAGADLSGGGGTFDAREQAGGPTVGVPRDGGGLVTLRIFQMTKPVIAAINGPAVGVGITMALPMDIRLASKKAKIGFVFARRGIVPEACSSWFLPRLVGIQQAAEWVYTGRLFSAKEAKAAGLVRSVHDDDELLPAARALATEIAENTAPVSVALSRLMLWRMLGAGHPMEAHKVDSRGILARGMSADAREGVLSFLEKRPAAFPLTVSAGLPDIFPGWVDPHFW comes from the coding sequence ATGAGCGACGAGCAGCCGGAGTTCCTCGACATCGCCTACGACGTCGAGGGCCCCGTGGCCACCATCACCCTCGACCGCCCCGATCACCTGAACGCCTTCACGGGCCGCATGATGACCGAGCTCCTCGACGCCTTCGACCGGGCCGACGCCGACGACCGGGTCCGGGCGGTGATCGTCACCGGGCGCGGGCGGGCCTTCTGCGCCGGAGCCGACCTGTCGGGCGGCGGCGGCACCTTCGACGCGAGGGAGCAGGCCGGCGGTCCCACCGTCGGGGTGCCCCGCGACGGCGGCGGGCTCGTCACCCTGCGCATCTTCCAGATGACCAAGCCGGTGATCGCGGCGATCAACGGCCCGGCCGTCGGCGTGGGCATCACCATGGCCCTCCCCATGGACATCCGCCTCGCGTCCAAGAAGGCGAAGATCGGGTTCGTGTTCGCCCGGCGCGGCATCGTCCCCGAGGCCTGCTCGTCGTGGTTCCTGCCCCGCCTGGTGGGGATCCAGCAGGCGGCCGAGTGGGTGTACACCGGCCGGCTGTTCTCGGCCAAGGAGGCCAAGGCCGCCGGGCTCGTGCGCAGCGTGCACGACGACGACGAGCTGCTGCCGGCCGCTCGGGCGTTGGCCACGGAGATCGCCGAGAACACCGCGCCGGTGTCGGTGGCGCTGTCGCGGCTGATGCTGTGGCGGATGCTGGGTGCGGGGCACCCGATGGAGGCCCACAAGGTCGACTCGCGGGGCATCCTGGCGAGGGGGATGAGCGCCGACGCCCGGGAGGGCGTGCTGTCGTTCCTGGAGAAGCGGCCGGCGGCCTTCCCGCTCACCGTGAGCGCCGGTCTCCCCGACATCTTCCCCGGCTGGGTCGACCCCCACTTCTGGTGA
- a CDS encoding lycopene cyclase family protein, whose protein sequence is MSAGQGSGETLPGVGVGVGVGDRTRSVRGIDDVLVIGGGPAGLAAAAAVAETGLRVVLVAPPVPAGLAAWPNTYGMWVDEVPPAWRPPFEQQWAQAVVDLGERAPRRLERGYGRVDREGFRAALVARAEAAGARLRAGRVLGAAHGPTGSTVRLADGSSEAAAVVVDASGHRPVLARRRPGRPAWQVAAGVVGRFARPPAEPDAVVLMDWRPAEPGPASRRDPDPTFLYAMDLGAGRWFVEETSLARRPALAVATCEERLRRRLEHRRAWPAEVEATERVLIPMGSGLPDPADPVVAFGGAASLVHPATGYQLGAALRAAPRLARAVADGLGAPGGGPATAARAAHRAVWPPAARRRRALHAYGLEALLGFDQARTVAFFTAFFDLPADRWFGYLTDGLTTAGLAATMAAVFGRVPPDVRRGLLRPALRIG, encoded by the coding sequence GTGAGCGCCGGGCAAGGATCCGGTGAGACCCTGCCCGGCGTCGGCGTCGGCGTCGGCGTCGGCGATCGGACGCGTAGCGTGCGGGGGATCGACGACGTGCTGGTGATCGGGGGTGGCCCGGCCGGCCTGGCCGCGGCCGCGGCGGTGGCCGAGACCGGCCTGCGCGTGGTGCTGGTGGCGCCGCCCGTGCCGGCCGGCCTCGCTGCGTGGCCGAACACGTACGGGATGTGGGTGGACGAGGTGCCGCCGGCGTGGAGGCCGCCGTTCGAGCAGCAGTGGGCCCAGGCGGTGGTCGACCTGGGGGAGCGGGCCCCCCGGCGGCTCGAGCGCGGCTACGGGCGGGTGGACCGGGAGGGGTTCCGTGCCGCGCTGGTCGCGCGGGCCGAGGCGGCCGGGGCCCGGCTGCGCGCCGGCCGGGTGCTCGGGGCCGCGCACGGGCCGACGGGGAGCACGGTGCGGCTCGCGGACGGATCGTCCGAGGCGGCCGCGGTGGTGGTCGACGCCAGCGGCCACCGGCCGGTGCTGGCGCGGCGCCGGCCCGGTCGTCCGGCGTGGCAGGTGGCGGCCGGCGTGGTCGGCCGCTTCGCCCGCCCGCCCGCCGAGCCCGACGCGGTGGTGCTGATGGACTGGCGGCCGGCCGAGCCGGGGCCGGCCTCCCGCCGCGACCCCGACCCGACGTTCCTGTACGCCATGGATCTGGGGGCCGGGCGGTGGTTCGTGGAGGAGACCTCGCTGGCCCGCCGGCCCGCCCTCGCGGTGGCGACCTGCGAGGAGCGCCTGCGCCGCCGCCTGGAGCACCGCCGCGCCTGGCCGGCGGAGGTGGAGGCCACCGAGCGCGTGCTCATCCCCATGGGGTCGGGGCTGCCCGACCCCGCGGACCCGGTCGTCGCCTTCGGAGGGGCGGCCAGCCTGGTGCACCCGGCCACCGGCTACCAGCTCGGCGCGGCCCTGCGGGCCGCCCCCCGGTTGGCCCGGGCGGTGGCGGACGGGCTCGGCGCGCCTGGGGGAGGGCCCGCGACGGCGGCCCGCGCCGCGCACCGCGCCGTGTGGCCCCCGGCCGCCCGCCGGCGCCGGGCCCTGCACGCCTACGGGCTGGAGGCCCTGCTGGGGTTCGACCAGGCGCGCACGGTCGCCTTCTTCACGGCGTTCTTCGACCTTCCCGCCGACCGGTGGTTCGGCTACCTCACCGACGGCCTGACCACGGCCGGGTTGGCGGCGACCATGGCGGCGGTGTTCGGGCGGGTCCCGCCCGACGTCCGCCGCGGGCTCCTGCGCCCCGCCCTCCGCATCGGCTGA